The following proteins come from a genomic window of Lolium rigidum isolate FL_2022 chromosome 5, APGP_CSIRO_Lrig_0.1, whole genome shotgun sequence:
- the LOC124652533 gene encoding neo-calmodulin-like, which translates to MDELSKEQIAEFREAFSLFDKDGDGTITTKELGTVMKSLGQHPTQQELQDMLEEVDADGSGSIDFNEFLSLVARQMRGDADAEEELHEAFRVFDKDNNGAISLDELRTVMKNLGEKLSEDELNEMLKEADVDGDGQINYKEFAKVMMAKRRQNMEEDHRGGSHGGSDHSSGGGGGCPSCTIL; encoded by the exons ATGGACGAGCTTTCCAAGGAGCAGATCGCGGAGTTCCGGGAGGCTTTCAGCCTTTTCGACAAAGACGGCGATG GGACGATCACGACCAAGGAGCTGGGGACGGTGATGAAGTCGCTGGGGCAGCACCCGACGCAGCAGGAGCTGCAAGACATGCTGGAGGAGGTAGACGCCGACGGCAGCGGCTCCATCGACTTCAACGAGTTCCTCTCCCTGGTGGCGCGGCAGATGCGAGgcgacgccgacgccgaggaGGAGCTCCACGAGGCCTTCCGCGTCTTCGACAAGGACAACAACGGCGCCATCTCCCTCGACGAGCTCCGCACCGTCATGAAGAACCTCGGCGAGAAGCTCTCcgaggacgagctcaacgagatGCTCAAGGAGGCAGACGTCGACGGCGACGGGCAGATCAACTACAAGGAGTTCGCTAAGGTCATGATGGCAAA ACGGCGGCAAAATATGGAAGAAGATCATAGAGGTGGCAGCCACGGCGGGTCAGATcactccagcggcggcggtggtggttgccCATCGTGTACGATTCTTTGA